One Nocardiopsis gilva YIM 90087 genomic window, AACGATCGGTGTCTCGCTCGTCGACCTCCCCGAAACGACCGTGCCCGCCCTGGAAACCATAGAATTTATCCAAGGTGCTGCTTGTGGGGGTCGCGTTGAAGTCCCCGGCGAGGATGATGGGAATTCCACCGGCCCAGGAATTCAGCTGCCGTCTGACGGTTTCGGCCTGCTGTAGCTGGTACGAACCCGAGTAGTGTGTGAGGTGGGTAACGCAACTGAGTGTCGTGCGTCCTTCAATAGACCCCTTCGCGCACAGAAGGCCGCGGGCGTTGCGGTTGGGGTCATTCTGGTCGAGAGGAAGGGACTTGGTGAGGCGCTGTACGGATCCGGTCTTCACGAAGACAGCCATACCAAACCTCCGGTCTTTCCCCCATTTGCCGCAACCCTTAGGGCCGCTGCTGGTGGCGTACCACGCTGGGGCGTAGCCTCGCAGCCGATTGCGCAAGGATTTGTACTGTCCGTAGCAGACTTCTGTGAGCATGATGGAATCGGCGCTCCAGTAGTCGATTGCCTTCTTCACCTTTGATGACCAGCTGGATGCAGTGAAGCCGGGGTAGGGGCATTTCGCCCCGCATGCGTTGTAGGTGATCATACGGACGGATGGAGCCGTGCTGGGGGAGACCGTGTCAGCTATGGCCGTCCCGGATGCAGCTCCGGCCGCCAGTACGACCCCTGCGATGAGCGTTGCTGCGTAGCGGCGCATCCGATGACATCTCATACTTGAGAATTCCTTTTCATGCAGTGAGGGGATAACGCATCTGTCAGATAGGTCTGCCAGGCTGCGCACGAAAGGGATCACGCTACAACAGATCGACAGACATTTCACATCAAGGCCCCTTATTTGAGGGGTCACTGAGCCTTGTCCAGCCGCATACTGCGGTGCTGAGCAGGAAGGCGAGCAATGCTCAGGCCAGGGCTGATATCTGAGCGGTGCTGTACCGGAACCTTGTGCGGGAGCCGGAATAATTTCAGGGTGGCCATAGCCTGTCCGAGGAGATATCGGACGCTAATGATCTTTAAAGCGTGATGTCACATGCGGTCTGTTCGATGAGCTTCAGGCCGGTGTGCGCGAGCAGGCCGTCGAGAACCTCGGGGCGGTGCTGCAGGCGGCGCAGGGATCGTCGGACCGTCCGGGCGAGGTGATCGATACCGGTCACCGCCAGGTTGGCCAGCTCCCGCGTTTGACCAGCGACCACAGGCCCTCCACCGGGTTGAGGTCGGGGCATAGGCCGGCAGGTGGTGCACCGTCAGCCACGGCGCGGCCTCGATGAAGTGGCGCATCGCGCCGCTCTTGCGGGAGTTGAGGTTGTCCCAGACCACAACGATGGGCGCGTCCAGTGCCGTGTGCGCCGCTGTGAGCAGGCCGCGGTAGTCGGTCCAGTCGAATCCCCGGCGGGTGGGCCTGCGGAGTTCGGGCGGGTCTGGTCGCGGGTGCGAAACATCATCCGCGGCCGGTGGCCGGGCGGTAGGCCACCAGGCCCATCACCGCGGTGCGTCCGGAGTTGGAGTGCTTGACGGTGATCAGCGGGGTCTTGCCGCGCGGTGACCAGGTGCGCGCGATGGGCGGCCTCAGGTTGTGCCCGGATTCGCCTTCGAAGACGATCCCGGCGCCCTGGGCCGCCGCGGTCTGTTTGCGCTCGGCCCGACGTCCTTCTTCCAGACCTCCACCGCCGTGGGGTCGCGCTCGATGGCCTGGCGGGCGGGTTTCTGGGCCGACCAGCCCAGCCGGTCCATCAGGTACCAGACGCCCGGGACGGTGTAGTCGATGTCGAAGAGTCGGCGGATGAGGTCGCGGATACGGGCCAGGGTCCAGCGCTGGTCGGCCCACCCGTGGGCCAGGGGCCGCGGCCCAGTTCGAGTTCCAGCCGCTGGGTCTGCCCATCGTCGAGGCGGGGCCGGGCAGCGGGGCCTTTGGAGGCCAGCGCGGCGCTGCCGCCGTTCTTCCAGGCCTTGTACCAGCGGCTCGCGGTGGTGGGGGTGACGCGCAGCTCGCGGGCGACCTCGGCGCGGCTGGCGCCCTGGCCGAACCGCCGGGCGGCCTCGAGCCGGACCTGCTCGCGGCGTGCTCGCCCCTGGGCGGTCAGTCCTCCGCCCTGCGCATACCTCATGCTTCAGGTATGCGCCCTGGCCTGGGGATGTCATCTATCTCGAAGGTGACATCCCCCTTAAAGATCAGTAGCTTGGAACTCCCCGCAGGCGGCCACCTTTATTGGGGGGCGGAGAAATCCCCCACGAACCCCATTAGACATGGCCGCTGCCATGACAACCGCGGTTGTCATCACGGGTCGCTCCGGAAGGCCCGACGGTAGGCACCCGGCGTGGTGCCCAAGGCGCGAAGGAAACGCCTGCGCAGGTTGGTGGCCGAGGAGAGACCGACGCGTCGGGCGACGGCGTCCAATGGGAGAGCGGACGATTCCAGCAGTTCCCGGGCGGCGGCTATCCGCTGAGCGAGCAGCCACTGTCCCGGCCCGACGCCGAGCTGGTCGGCGAACCGGCGGGCGAGGGTACGCGCCGAGACGCCTGCATGCACGGCCAAGTCCTCGACCGTCAAAGGGTCACCGAGTCGCCTGGTCACCCACTCCAGCAACGGCGCGAGAGAACCGTCGATGTGGGCGGGGTGCGGCGGCGCCGAGTACTGCAACTGCCCGCCCTCGCGATGGGGCGGCATGACCATGCTCCGTGCGACGTGCGCGGCGTATTCGGCCCCCTGGTCAGTGCGTACCAGGTGCAAGCACAGGTCGATGCCGGCGCCAGCGCCAGCACTGGTGGCCACGTCACCGTCGTCCACATACAGCACGTCCGCGTCGACCCGGACGGCTGGGAAGCGCACGGCCAACTCCTGCGCCCGCGCCCAGTGCGTGGTCGCCCGTCGTCCGTCCAGTAGACCAGCGTGTGCCAGCCCGAAGGCGCCGGTGCAGATGCTGACTACCCGTGTTCCGCGCTCGTGCGCACGGCGCAGGGCCTGAACGACCGCGGGTGAGGGCGCCTCGTCAACGGGCAGCCACCCGGGGACGACCACGGTGTCCGCTTGTTCGAGCGCCTCCAGCCCCTCGGCCACCAGCATGGCGTACCCGGCGCGCGTCGTGACCTGCCCCGGGCGCTCGGCGCACACGCCGAACGTGTAGCGCGCCGGAAGTCCTTCCCGCTCGGTCCCGAACACCTCAGCCGCGCAACCAAGCTCGAAGGTCGACTGCAGCGGGCGGGCGAGAGCCACCACTCGATGCATGGCAGAAAAGTACCGCATGATGTCATTCCTGACACTCGGCGGGGGCTGCAACGGTCGGGCAGGGTGAACCCATGACGACAGAACACCAAGTGCCTGACTATGTGTGGTCCGCCGTGCAGGACGCCCCTGTTCATGAGCTCTTTCCAGGTATCCGCCAGCGCCCGCTGTGGAGCGGCAACAATGGCGCGACGGCCCAGGTACTGGAGATGGACCCGAACACGTGTTGGCAGGGCATCGATGTCCACGAACCGGGTCCCGAGGAGGTCTTCGTGGTCTCCGGCGTCTTCAACGACGGCGACCGGGACTATCCCGCCGGCTCCTTCATCCACGCCCCAGCGGGTTCCTCCCACGTCCCACAGACGACGACAGGCTGCACGCTGTTCGTCTTCTACCCCGAAGGCTGAATCCCCAACGATCACGAAGAGGAGCTTGGCAACTGGCTATCCGCGGGGAATCTGCACTGGCCGCTGTCAGTCATGATTTCCCGGGCGCGGGAGCGGGCGCCGATGGCGTGGCGGTGATGTTGTCTGGACTCAGCACATCATCATGACCACCGGCGTCCTATCCCTCTTCTTCCCTCACCACTCACCCGATCGCCGTGTCCGGGGTTTCTGGAAGGATGAGCGCTCCACGCAGAGTCGCTTCAGCGGTGGCCCTCCCGCCGCTTTCGCATGTGGCTCTCACGATCACGATGAGGTGATATCGGAGGGGCGAAGTTCCAGGAACATCATGTCCCCCTCGGCGATCGGCGCTACGACGCCCCGACCGTGATTGTCAGAAGGGTCGATTTCTCATTCGGCAAACTTCCCGGTCATGATCCCCGTGTATCGCGATATCGCGATGTCGACCTGCCATCCAAGGTAGATGGCAGTCGAGCGGATGTGATCCTCCACTGTGTGGAGCACGATGTTTTCGCCGACGGTGTGAGCTGGAATCGTAGCGTTTCAACCGCTGAGAGACCCGACTCATGGTGCTCCGGATGTGCTCGCATGAAGGCCGATCATGCCCCGATGGAAGCGGAACGGGCAACAGCCGCGCAGGCCGCGCAAGATGCGTACGAGGCTCGCTACCCGGTCGCGCAACGTTGGAACGAGAGCGAAGCCGCGTACGCGGAACGACTGGCCCATGTGAAGTCGATGATCCGTAGAAACTACTCCCAGGACATCGAGGTGGCAGTCCGGACCCTTGTCCAGCAGCCGGAGGCGACGGGCAAGGATGTCCTGGCCGCGATGATCGACACTCGGTACGGCACCCAGGAACGCGAGACGCTCGACGCGATTCTGGCTCGCCGTGGACGCTTGGAGTGACGGCGTCGGGCCGGGGGATGACTCGCCGCCGCTCGGTCTTCGCCCACCCGACCGGCCTGAGGCCGAATGTCTAGGTACACGTACTTATAGGGGATGCGTAGCCCGGACGATGCCGGGCGGGGCCGGTTCACGGGACCGTGGCTTCCATGAACGGTCTGTACTCCCTCAAGCCATGGTTCGCGGAGCGGCTCGCGCATGTGCGGCGCGGGCTTGTCGAGCGTGGTGTCCGGCCCGCTGTGCTCACGTGGGCTGGTGTCGCGTTCGGTGCCGGTGCTGGTGTGGCCATCGCGCTGGTGCCGATGGGACCGCTTGCCGGGGTCTTGGTCGCTGTCCTTCTCGTCGCACGGTTGGCGTGCGCGAATCTCGATGGTGGTGTCGCCAGGGACAGCGGCCGGTCGACGCGGTTCGGTTTCGTGGTCAATGAGCTGGGTGATCGGCTCGCCGAGTTCGCCGTGCTGACTGGGTGCCTGTTCGTCGCGCCGTCCGCAGTCGTGCTGGCGGCGGCGCTCGCGGCGACGCTGCCTTCGTGGGTGTCGCTGGCGGGCACGGCCGCGGGGGCACGACGGGTGCAAGGTGGTCCGGTCGGCAAGACTGAGCGCTGCGCGCTACTCATCGTCCTCGCCGCCACCGGAGCCGCTGTCCCGGTGCTTTTCCTTCTGGCCGTCGGGTCGCTGATCACGGCGGTGGTGCGGCTGGTCCGTGTCGCTCGGGCACTGAGCGAGACCGACGAGGCGAGCGCTGAAGCCGAGTATGCCGCCGCGGGGACGCTGTCATGATCGGCGCCGCCCAAGCCGCGCCGTACATCGTGGGCGTCCTCGGGGTTGGCGGGGTCGCCGTCTGGGCGTCCGGGAAGCGCGAGCTGGTGCGGCGCTGGTTCTCCTGGGTGATGATCGCGCCCGTGGTCGGTTGCGCCCACTACCTCGGTGCGCCCGGAATCGCCGCGCTGGCGGCGGCGATCGCACTGGTCGCCATGGTGGAGTACGGGCGGGCAGCGCGCCTCGGGCTTCCCGAGACGGTCGTCGCAGCGTCTGTTGTCGCCGGGGCGCCGCTGGTTGCATGGCTTATGCCCGACGTGTTGTGGCGCTTCCTGCTCGTGGGAACGCTGGCCGCGATGCTGGTGCCGGTTCTGGCGGGCGACGAACGCGATGGCGCGCGCCGCGCCGCGTTCGCCGTGTTCGGCATGGCCTGGCTGGCGGGGCTGACCGGCCTGGTGCTACTCGGCCCGACCGCGTTCTCCCTGTGCGTGGCGGTGGCCGTGGCCGACGTCGGTGCGTGGTTCGGTGGCCGACTGCTGGTAGGCCCGCCGCTGTCGCCGCTCTCTCCGGCGAAGCGCTGGGGCGGTGTGCTGGGCGGCGCGGCCACCGGACTGACCGTTCTGGCCCTGTTCGGCGCGCTGACACCAGCACTCGCGATCGCCGTCGTTGTCGCCGCACCCCTCGGCGACCTGCTCGAATCGATGATCAAGCGCGGCGCCGGTGTCA contains:
- a CDS encoding endonuclease/exonuclease/phosphatase family protein, which produces MITYNACGAKCPYPGFTASSWSSKVKKAIDYWSADSIMLTEVCYGQYKSLRNRLRGYAPAWYATSSGPKGCGKWGKDRRFGMAVFVKTGSVQRLTKSLPLDQNDPNRNARGLLCAKGSIEGRTTLSCVTHLTHYSGSYQLQQAETVRRQLNSWAGGIPIILAGDFNATPTSSTLDKFYGFQGGHGRFGEVDERDTDRFTTSCRRARVRFCRSGEPTHTNGKKLDYIFVSAAHFKNAMGDAAARSANMSDHNLLRGAAAWE
- a CDS encoding helix-turn-helix domain-containing protein, translating into MAHGWADQRWTLARIRDLIRRLFDIDYTVPGVWYLMDRLGWSAQKPARQAIERDPTAVEVWKKDVGPSANRPRRPRAPGSSSKANPGTT
- a CDS encoding helix-turn-helix domain-containing protein; protein product: MRYAQGGGLTAQGRARREQVRLEAARRFGQGASRAEVARELRVTPTTASRWYKAWKNGGSAALASKGPAARPRLDDGQTQRLELELGRGPWPTGGPTSAGPWPVSATSSADSSTSTTPSRASGT
- a CDS encoding helix-turn-helix domain-containing protein gives rise to the protein MRYFSAMHRVVALARPLQSTFELGCAAEVFGTEREGLPARYTFGVCAERPGQVTTRAGYAMLVAEGLEALEQADTVVVPGWLPVDEAPSPAVVQALRRAHERGTRVVSICTGAFGLAHAGLLDGRRATTHWARAQELAVRFPAVRVDADVLYVDDGDVATSAGAGAGIDLCLHLVRTDQGAEYAAHVARSMVMPPHREGGQLQYSAPPHPAHIDGSLAPLLEWVTRRLGDPLTVEDLAVHAGVSARTLARRFADQLGVGPGQWLLAQRIAAARELLESSALPLDAVARRVGLSSATNLRRRFLRALGTTPGAYRRAFRSDP
- a CDS encoding cupin domain-containing protein codes for the protein MTTEHQVPDYVWSAVQDAPVHELFPGIRQRPLWSGNNGATAQVLEMDPNTCWQGIDVHEPGPEEVFVVSGVFNDGDRDYPAGSFIHAPAGSSHVPQTTTGCTLFVFYPEG
- a CDS encoding CDP-alcohol phosphatidyltransferase family protein → MNGLYSLKPWFAERLAHVRRGLVERGVRPAVLTWAGVAFGAGAGVAIALVPMGPLAGVLVAVLLVARLACANLDGGVARDSGRSTRFGFVVNELGDRLAEFAVLTGCLFVAPSAVVLAAALAATLPSWVSLAGTAAGARRVQGGPVGKTERCALLIVLAATGAAVPVLFLLAVGSLITAVVRLVRVARALSETDEASAEAEYAAAGTLS
- a CDS encoding phosphatidate cytidylyltransferase → MIGAAQAAPYIVGVLGVGGVAVWASGKRELVRRWFSWVMIAPVVGCAHYLGAPGIAALAAAIALVAMVEYGRAARLGLPETVVAASVVAGAPLVAWLMPDVLWRFLLVGTLAAMLVPVLAGDERDGARRAAFAVFGMAWLAGLTGLVLLGPTAFSLCVAVAVADVGAWFGGRLLVGPPLSPLSPAKRWGGVLGGAATGLTVLALFGALTPALAIAVVVAAPLGDLLESMIKRGAGVKDTGGWLPGMGGLLDRIDSLLLALPVAVVLS